One stretch of Rana temporaria chromosome 10, aRanTem1.1, whole genome shotgun sequence DNA includes these proteins:
- the LOC120916001 gene encoding hepcidin isoform X1, which yields MKTTILCFVLILSIACHRGHTTSTNQDEVIHAEHNLLQEETSVQETRLRSKRHSPLSICRFCCNCCKNKGCGLCCLT from the exons ATGAAGACCACCATATTGTGCTTCGTCCTCATCTTATCCATCGCCTGCCACCGAGGACACACCACCTCCACCAACCAG GATGAAGTAATACACGCTGAGCACAATCTACTCCAGGAGGAGACCAGTGTACAG GAAACTCGGCTCCGATCCAAGCGCCATTCCCCCCTCTCTATCTGCCGTTTTTGCTGCAACTGCTGCAAGAACAAGGGCTGCGGTTTATGCTGTCTGACCTGA
- the LOC120916001 gene encoding hepcidin isoform X2 — protein sequence MKTTILCFVLILSIACHRGHTTSTNQQDEVIHAEHNLLQEETSVQETRLRSKRHSPLSICRFCCNCCKNKGCGLCCLT from the exons ATGAAGACCACCATATTGTGCTTCGTCCTCATCTTATCCATCGCCTGCCACCGAGGACACACCACCTCCACCAACCAG CAGGATGAAGTAATACACGCTGAGCACAATCTACTCCAGGAGGAGACCAGTGTACAG GAAACTCGGCTCCGATCCAAGCGCCATTCCCCCCTCTCTATCTGCCGTTTTTGCTGCAACTGCTGCAAGAACAAGGGCTGCGGTTTATGCTGTCTGACCTGA